The genomic region ACTCATTGAATTCCAATGACCTTCCCATTGTATGAGCTCTTTTGGATTGCGTGGTGTTAATTTAAATGGAGGTAGGCTCTCGAAGGTACACATTCCCTCAGCAAAGTTTCTTATTTTGGAGACATATTGAAGATGCTTAAATCGAGGGCAAAACACAATTGACTGGAGGAACATAATAGATTGAGCAGTATCAGTTGGAGAAAAGGAACAGATGACATTCTGGGCCATAACCATTCATCAAGACTCGTTGGGGTCCTGATGAATAGTTTAGGCCCAAAACGCTGACTATTCTTTtactcccacagatgctgctcatccCACAGATTGTGATTTGTCCTTTCTTTTAGTCTCTGCCTGAGAAATTCTGAAGCTGTCAATGGAGGAAGGAGACAATCTGTGCTAAGGAGCTCATGACTTCAGTGGAAAAACCAAAGTAAAGTTGCAGTAATGGGTTGACAAGGTCACTGCACGGGAAAACCAGATGAATCCTTGGTGCTGCAGGATTTGGTCAGATAAATGGAGAAGAAGGGCttgtaagaaaaaaaaagcaatcaacttcaggcatggacaaattgggccaaagTAACCATTCTGCGGTGTGTGAATATTATacgtcttctttctttctttggcttggcttcgcggacaaagatttgtggaggggtaaaGATGTACTAACTACAGCCGATACTTCAACAGAGGAGCAAGGACAAACAAAGATAAATAAAAGATTCCTACACACATTGGAATCACCTTCCTGTTCATTGTAATACAGTCTATCATGGTTAATTTGTAGAATGTGGTGATATAGATTTAACAATGAGAAAATTATAGCTGAATTGGTTTTTTGGGACAAGTTCGGCTCATCAGATGTTTCTTGGTGTTTTGTTCTGGTTTTAACAGGATGATGTAACATTTGGGGACAAATATGCAGATAAGCACACCAAAACTCGATGCCAAAATGGCAAAGATTTCGACAGCCACAGCGTACTTCCCTGGAGAACTGGTGTAGGCTGGGATAAACGCCAGCCACACTGCACAGAAGATCAGCATGCTAAATGTGATGAACTTTGCCTCATTGAAATTATCTGGGAGTTTTCGAGCTAGGAATGCCAGAACAAAGCTGGCGCACGACAGCAAACCGATGTAACCCAGCACACAGCAGAACGCAGCCACTGAGCCTAAATCACACTCATAGATGATCTTCTCCTTGTAATATTTGGtctgcttcactgggaagggaGTGGCCAGGAGAAGCCACAGCAGGCAAGTCACCATCTGGATGGCTGTGCAGAGCAGGACACTGAGGATCTGCTGCAGGGTCCCGAACCACTTGGTCAGGTTGTGGCCGGGGAGAGTGGTTTTAAATGCCACAAGCACCACCAGGGTCTTGGCCAGCACGCAGGAGAGGCAGAGAACTGAACTGACGCCGAACATGGTGTGCCTCAGCCTGCAGGACCAGGTGGAGGGTTCCCCGATAAAGGCCAGCGAGCAGAGGAAACACAGCGCCAAGGAGAAGAGGAGCAGGAAACTGAGCACAGAGTTGTTGGCTCGAACGATGGGGGTTCTCCTGTAGTACCACACCACCCCTGCTACAGTCACCACGCTGGCTGTTCCCAGCAGGGACACTGTTGTCAGGGTGATCCCCAGGGTGTCCTCCAACGACAGGTACTCGATGGGTTTGGGGATGCATTCATTCCTCAGTGAGTTGGGCCAGTCTTCCGGTGAACACGGGACACAGTTGAGAGAATCTGCAGGTAACATTTTAAAAGATCAATGTGCAATCAAACAGAATTTCAATTATATATAATCAAACATTTCCTTTGGTTTTGCAGTACACAaaactgttggagaaactcaacaggtcgcaCAGCCtcaataggaagtaaagaatAGCTTATGTTTATGACCCGAGTTCTTAGATCGGCGTCCATTGACCTTTTCAGGCTGCATAATTAAGGTCATAATTTGGTGCCTAAAAATCTACTTCTCTCCTCAGCCAAATTGTTGTTAGAGGGATTTACTGAGGTATCTAAGCTTAAAAGGGGTGCACATAGTGGGGATAGCCAGCACGTTTATCGTGGGGTGACAATTACAATTAcctgaggacatctgtttaaggtgagtacagtcaggttcaggggagacatcagaggtatgaGATTtactcagggagtggtgggtgcctggaatgcattgccagggttatGGTGAGGTGGTGGTACAATAGGGCATTCAAAAGATTCTTGGATAGGCACAGAAGAAAAATGGACGGTTATGGGTGCGagttagggaaggattagatttttGTGGACtaagtttacataggtcagctcaacattgtgggctgaagggcctgtattatgctgtaaagttctatgatCTATGTAAAACCCAATCAGAATTGCATACCTGTTGCATTGCTAATTTCACCATCTGCACACAATAAGCAATCAAAGCAGcaaatctgttccccactccGACTCGCTCTCCTTGTTCCTGGGGGACAGCTTTTACTGCACGATGACAAGGGAACCTGACAGAGCAAAACAAGAAGAGTAAAAAAATCAAATTCTGTCCTGATTTCAGTGGATTTCCTGATCCAAATCCCCGATGTAACAATGGGGAAGCAACCTTGAAacatatgttctggtcttgtcgAGGTCTTCAACATTATTGGAGGGAATTCTTTGTGTTTGTCAATAATATTACATGTTAATCTTGAACTTCATCCTTTAACAGCTTTGTCTGGAGTGTTAGGTGATATTAATGAGCTATGTTCTTCATCTGACCATACTAGCAACTCTCATGGCACCAGGTACTTGGATGGAAAATCCTGTTTCACCCCCTAGAACTCAGTGGTTATGTCAtgtcttaatttagaaaagatcaggaGTTCCGCATTGTATATTAACATTAGTTTGAATAACATTTGGAgtccttttatggactattttcaCGGTCATTAAATCTATTTGTTTTGAttattgaatgtatttatttatgtacGTGGTTTTAACTTCAGTCAGTCATGTTTTATGGATTTGGAAGAACTATACCACCTTTAGTTTTATGTCAAAACATCCCAGGATTTTTTCAGAAGAGTGTGAgttctttggggttttttttctgtcatttcgacaacattgtatggggaaggggtataatgctattgttttatttttggaaatatacttgtattcttcatatttggtaaccttgCGTTCTCTATACAATGCATGACtgttctataaaactcaataaaaagattgaaagagagaagcagaaaatctgttccccacttctacTCGCTTTCCTTGTTCCTGGGGGGTGAGGGGCAGCTTTTACTGGAACCTGacatattaacaaaaaaaaacgaaTTCGGGTCTGATTTCAGAACAGTTCATTATCCGATGAATTGGTTACATTCCATCAATCCTGTGGAAAGGTTTGCCGcaagtcgttgccttgcttcccATTTGTGTAAGACATTGTGAAATAGATGTGCACCATTATGTCTCCAGTAGTGCAACTCTATGCTCAGGATGGTCACCACTGGATAAAGTTTGTGGTGAGATTTTATTTGTCCTCACGTGCCTTCGTATAGACTCATTTAAAAGGCAGCCAAAGAGGCACGATTGGGTTCTTCCCTGGAAAATCAAGCTCAGTGTATCTAAAACTGAGATTGTGattcatttatataaatcacttaCTGTCACGTGGACTGAAGTAgtgaaaaatattgttttgtgtgctattcagGCAAGTCAGCCTTTATTTCATACATTATATAGAGCAAGGatgaaaacaaaagtgcaggataTATTGTCAACTAAAGGTAGAGTTGGGTTGGAGTTAAAGAGGTAAAAACAGTGCAAGGCAGCATCTTCTACTAATGGAGATCCATTGAAGAGTCCAACAACAACAGGGAAAGAAACCCATCTTTGAATAATTAGGTTGGTGCTTTCTGCCCACcgtacatgaataaaacaaaaataccctAACGTTATTATCACATCTGTTTCCTCTATTCTTAAAATAGACTCTTTGTAGAACTCTCTAAACTGTTTGTAATGTCATGTGCCCAAATTTATGTCCAATCCATTGGCTCATGTAatgttatttctgaaaaaatttGCATAATTACAAATATATAACATCAAGGGCCATCTCAATTGATCAgattaggggaggcatcaggggtaaggttatttttattcagagagttgtgggtgcctggaaggcctTGCCAGGGTGGGTGCTGGAGGCAGCAACAATAGGGACATtataggtcagtacaacactGAGGGCTGAGGGGCCCGTACTGTGATGCAGTGTTCTATGCTCATTTGTTTTCTAggtaattgatttttttaaaaaacaaaaacctACATGCCTAAAAAATTAATTCAGGGGTTATTTCTGTCATGAGCAGAAAATGTTCCTGTCAAACAGATTTTTACAATAGTGATGAAGTAAGTTATAAGTTTTTGTAATGTGTTTTCCCAGAGATTATATATATTAATCGGACTGTTCATCAACAGTCAATTCATATAGTCATAAAAcactactgcacagtacaggccctttggctttcGATGTTGCGCTACCCatttattcctttaaaaaagtactaaatgctCCCATACCTCTCTATTTTAAATCCTTAAAGTATGTGCTTTGAGAAAGCTGAAAGAATGCCCATGTCGACTCAAAGAGCCACACAAGATGgaataggctctttggcccaacttatccatactgaccaagttggcaGCCTGGACTAGTCCCACTCTCCGGCATTTGGCCCAAGCTCTTCCTACCCATCTACCTGGTTTCAACATGGACTCAATGAATGAATAAAAATGCTGATGTAGCTTCAAAGCAGATGAAGAGTAAGTGGGTTACCTCAGTCTTTCCACCAGCCCAGACGATATCCTTTTCATTTAGTTCAAGGCCAGTTTCTGAAGTGGCATCGAAACGGCCGACGTGCACTAATTTGACCGAGTCTTCTTCACTTCCCTGCCAATTCACAATGTCGTACGCTGCGACACTGTCGCCATTTTCATCAAAATTAATCTCTTCTCCCGATTTACTGATGAATCTCAATCCCTCAAGATAATGCACAAGCTTCACAAAAGGTGACAGAGTTTAGGGCAAATGGCAATATCTTTACAAAACCAATTGACAGAATCAGCCTAGGCCATTTCACTTGGAATTTAATCAATAGTTTCAAATCCTTTCAAATTCACAATTATTCATGGAACTGCGTGGAACTTACAGAGCAGAAATGTTGAACCAATGTATAAGAATCCCCTCGCTTTCATCTCACAATGTGCATATGTGTATTCTTTGGCCCATTAAGCAATTTCCCTTCATATAATCAGACACCTACATTCAGGTACATATCCTAGTGAGAGGTACTCCCAGTTCAAGTTTCacgtaccaagatgcagtgagaaAGCTTTTGCGAGCAGTCTAGCTCATCAAAGCATAGAGCGGGTATAACACAGCACAGGGAGTAGCTTTGAGAGATCATCAGTACAGAGCATAGGCAACCTTTTTTCAGTag from Narcine bancroftii isolate sNarBan1 chromosome 9, sNarBan1.hap1, whole genome shotgun sequence harbors:
- the LOC138743616 gene encoding extracellular calcium-sensing receptor-like, with translation MQTMLFTVQEINQDPSLLPNITLGYNIYDTCTTPVHSLRATLSLASGPSEDLSHYKCKGASSIPVIVGDSGSTQSLVVASTVMPFKVPMVSYFSSCTCLGNRNEFPAFFRTMPSDVHQARGLAQLVHRFGWTWVGSVAGSDDYGRSGIQAFSEQVSRLGVCIAFTEVIPKVYSRQKILQITEAIRASTARVIVMFAIEGDAYPLIREIVKQNITGRQWIASEAWVTSALMATRENFLSLSGTIGFAIHRGEIPGLRDFLLEAHPFKTPNNIFVKELWETTFKCSFRTLAELKKQWEVASSLKRCSGLEDLNSTYNIYSDVSELRISYNVYKAVYAVAHALHNLHTCEQSRGPFDNGTCANIFNLRPGQLVHYLEGLRFISKSGEEINFDENGDSVAAYDIVNWQGSEEDSVKLVHVGRFDATSETGLELNEKDIVWAGGKTEVPLSSCSKSCPPGTRRASRSGEQICCFDCLLCADGEISNATDSLNCVPCSPEDWPNSLRNECIPKPIEYLSLEDTLGITLTTVSLLGTASVVTVAGVVWYYRRTPIVRANNSVLSFLLLFSLALCFLCSLAFIGEPSTWSCRLRHTMFGVSSVLCLSCVLAKTLVVLVAFKTTLPGHNLTKWFGTLQQILSVLLCTAIQMVTCLLWLLLATPFPVKQTKYYKEKIIYECDLGSVAAFCCVLGYIGLLSCASFVLAFLARKLPDNFNEAKFITFSMLIFCAVWLAFIPAYTSSPGKYAVAVEIFAILASSFGVLICIFVPKCYIILLKPEQNTKKHLMSRTCPKKPIQL